In Rhinoderma darwinii isolate aRhiDar2 chromosome 9, aRhiDar2.hap1, whole genome shotgun sequence, the following are encoded in one genomic region:
- the PDCD5 gene encoding programmed cell death protein 5 codes for MRNSILAQVLSQAARARLNNLALVKPEKAKAVENYLIQMARFGQLGGKLSEQGLIEILEKVSQQTEKKTTVKFNRRKVMDSDEDDD; via the exons ATGAGGAACAGCATCTTAGCCCAGGTTCTGAGCCAGGCTGCCCGGGCGAGGT TGAACAACTTGGCGCTAGTGAAGCCTGAAAAAGCCAAAGCTGTGGAAAATTACCTTATACAGATGGCAAGATTTGGGCAACTAGGTGGCAAG CTTTCAGAACAAGGTCTAATAGAGATTTTGGAAAAAGTGAGTCAACAGACAGAAAAGAAGACAACGGTGAAG tttaACCGAAGGAAAGTGATGGACTCGGATGAGGACGATGACTGA